CTGGATTGATCCACAACATCCCTCGGGCCGCGTTGGCTGCGATGCTGGTTTTCACCGGATTTCGTTTGGCATCGCCCAGTGAATTCCGAAGTGTGTACCGTGTGGGACGTGAGCAATTGATCATCTTCGCAACAACCTTGGTGGCTGTTCTCGCCACCGATTTGTTGATCGGGATCGGCATCGGGATCGGCACCAAATTCGCAATTCACCTGTTCAATGGTGTTCCTCTTCGATCGCTGTTTGTGCCGACGCTGGAATTCGATGAAACATCCGAAACCGAAGTCAGCGTTCATGCAACCGAGTCGGCCGTGTTCAGCAACTGGATCAGTTTTCGGCGTCGAGTGGTTGAAAAGAGCCTGAAACAAGGCAAGAACTGCACTGTTGATTTCAGCGATGTTCACCTGATCGACCACAGCGTGATGGAAAAATTGCATGAACTCGAAGGCGAATTTGCTCGCGAAGGGATTGAATTGAACGTCGTGGGGATGGATCATCACCAACCGTTCTCACGACATCCGATGGCCGCCCGAAAGCGACCGCTCGTGAGTCATTGATTCGACCCTTTTGCCCCCTCCGACGTCATGACGCGTCTTTTCGCGGGAACCCCGTTTGATATTCCACCGACCTGCGATTTGTGCGGTCAGAAGGAATCCGAGTGCCAGTGCACGCCGCTGCAAAAAGCTGACGTGGAGGCTGAAAAACAGCGGGAAGCGGACCGGTTGCCGCCGGAGAAGCAAACCGCTCGCGTTCGACTGGATCGACGCAAAGGTGGCCGCACGGTGACCTTGGTCGAAGGTCTCACGTCGCGAGCCAATGACTTGCCCGAATTGCTCGGCAAGTTGCAATCCGCTTGTGGTGCAGGTGGAACGGTGAAGAAGGCCGACGAACTGATCGAGTTGCAAGGCGATCACGTGGATCGGGTTCGGCAAAAGCTCGGCGAGATCGGCTACCGACTCAGAAAGTGATCGTGGGACAGCAGTCGGTCGATCGCTTCCATTCGCTGGCGACTGGGTGCCGTCAATTTCTGTTTGGCGTGAAGATAACGTTGCTCTTCCGCCAAACGTTGCTGCAGGTCTTCGTCCCTTCGCAGCAGAAACCAAGGGCCGAACATCACGCCCAGGGATTCCTCCA
Above is a window of Rhodopirellula islandica DNA encoding:
- a CDS encoding translation initiation factor, coding for MTRLFAGTPFDIPPTCDLCGQKESECQCTPLQKADVEAEKQREADRLPPEKQTARVRLDRRKGGRTVTLVEGLTSRANDLPELLGKLQSACGAGGTVKKADELIELQGDHVDRVRQKLGEIGYRLRK